Below is a window of Cytobacillus firmus DNA.
AAATAGAAGAGTTAAGCATATTTTCCCTTTATATTGGGGTTGATTTCGTTAAAGTGGCTGCGTCCGTCATCATCATGAGTACAATAGGCGCCATAACGGACGCTGCCATGGCCATTTCTTCTCCAATGCGTGAAATTCATTATCATCACCCGGACATTAGCAGAAAAGAATTATTCCAATCCGGCATCAGCATCGGCAAGGATATTCTCGGAACAAGCACCAACACATTATTTTTCGCCTTCTTCGGCGGGTATTTAGCACTGCTGATATGGTTTAAAGACCTATCCTATTCACCAGGTGAAATTATCAATTCAAAGATTTTCAGCGGCGAGATGATTACAATCTTCTGTGCAGGAATTGGAGTAACAATGGTGATTCCTATTACTTCCTGGATTACCGCACTCTATTTGGTGAAAAGAGGAAATTCGGCTGAATAGCTTAAGAAATAAATGTACATGGTCAATTATTTTATTTATTGAAAATGACACCCCGTAAGGATGTCCCGATTGAATTAATAATGGACGGGAAAATAATAGAGAAGAATACTTCTGAGAAATTTAGTGAGCAATAGATTAAAACTGGATGCAGAAAAAGAAATCTGCAGATTTCAATATCCCGTTCGCGGGGAGTTATTTTTTTATATAACGAAATAAACATCTGACCGGCAGCCCGCCATTAACCTGCTTTAGGAATCTCATCGGCTGAGCTTCCAATTTGCGAATAGGAAAAGTTCTTCGTCCATCTGGGAAATAGAACCCGTCGCCTTATCCCACCTGCAATGCCAATAAAAAAAGGACTGCTTCTGCAATCCCTGTAAAACTAAATTTATATTAATCATATGAACAAGCCAATTATTATGCGATCTATATTATTAAAAGGTTTGTAATTTTAAAGTTTAATCTTCAATAAGCTTTGTAATGCTTTTTGAAGACTTGTGGCCACTTCAATGTGAGAAATATTGATCCCCAGGTGAATCATTGTTTGAGCAATTTCAGGTCTGATTCCTGTTAATGTAGCTTTAACACCTAAAAGCATCAATGATTCTACAACTCTAATTATTCGGTTTGCAACCATCGTATCCACAACAGGAACGCCTGATAAGTCGATAATGATATGCTCCAAAAAATACTCATTGCTTTTTGTAAGAGCCTTCTCCATTAATTCCTGGGCTCTTTGAGTATCAATATCTCCTATCAAAGGCAGGATTCCGATTTTATCAGTGATTTTAATAACTGGAATCGATAATTCCAATGCTGCCGCTTCTGCTAAATTAATACGTGTGTAGAATTTCTTAGAATATGAAATACTCAGCCAATGAACAGCCCGATCCACCACAGAATCAAAGTCTGAAATGATTTCATAGAATTGTGCTATTGTCAGTTCCCGCTGGGATGCGTCGTCCCTGATAATACGGCCAATGAGGTTTCTATAATCCCTGACTTCCTTTAGTGCTATATCAATTGGGAGACTATAATTCACTAATGTGTCTACAGCTTCCTCTCCCCATTCATTAAGAATTTTATAAGTTGTTTCTTTATCACTTGCAATTGAATGTGCATAGATCTCGATTATATTTTCTCGCCATTGCTGTAATCTGGTACCCATTGATTCTGAAATCTGGTTGGATTCTAAATCTTTTTTTTGCTTGATTAATTCATGCTTTCTTCTGAGAATGTTCTCAGAAATTTTCTTCTTATAATCAACCTTTGTGTGATTGATCAGGGTAATCCTCTCCCTCATGTTGAGACCTATCTCCTAATATAACATAGAAGAATGCGGCAAAAAAAGGAACTTCTGACCTTAATGGAGTAACAATGGTGATTCCTGTTACTTCTTGGTTTACCGCACTGTATTTGGTGAAAAGAGGAACTTCCGCTGAATTGCTTAAGAAATTAATATGCATCTGTTAATTAATCGGTTCCCATCCAATTACAAGGATTAATTACCCATTTTTAACATTTTATGGTATTTACTGATAAATATCGTCCATACTAGCTACCAGTAAAATGAGGTGAACCTATGCACTGCATCCTTGTATTATTGGTCAGCATTCTTTCTTACATAAAAGGCGACTGGAAAAACTGGGAAAGATATTATCCCACCATGCTGTATATTTCCGTGGCATCTTTTATTTATGAATTTATTTCTCATAGCCATTTTCACTTATGGGAACTTGAAAAAGGGTTTTTGAATCTGATGGGCGTACACTTATTGCATAACATTATTATTAATCCTTTAATTGGCTTTGTGTTTTTTTCTAATTATCCCAGCTGTCTTGAACATAAAATTTTATATTATGCGCGATGGATGTTTTTGTTTTGGGCGGCTGAATGGCTGGCATCCCACTTTCATTTCATATCCTATCATAATGGGTGGAATATCTGGTGGTCTTTTCAATTTGTGGCCATCATGTTTCCGATGATCCGTTTACACTATATCCATAAACTCCGGGCACTATTTCTTTCCGTTCCGATTGCTGCCCTTTATTTGTTCTTGTTTGATTATCTATAGAGACCATGCTGATTGATCCTGCCAAGTAAATTAGATGGTTATTGCCCTGCAGTCTTCCCCTTAACCTGCTTTAGGGTGGCAACGATCAGGAAGCTGACAATCACCAGCAAAAGCCAGGAACTCACTTTCCCCAAATGAACAAGGCTCCACGCCTCTGCCTGATTCGGATACTCCCAGGCCCCAAAGAATGTCGCAATATTCTCAGCTACCCATATAAAGAACCCGATCAGAACAAAAGAAAGCGCAATAGGCATTCGGTAACCCTTTCCGCCAACCTCATAACGGACCCAGGATTTCCAAAATACAATGATCACCAAACCCGACAGCCACCAGCGGATATCAATCCAAAAATGGTGCGTGAAAAAATTTAAATAAATTGCAGCGGCAAGTGGCACTACTGCCAGGAATGGCGGCCACTTGATCAGGTTAACCTTCAGCCTTCTCCACGCCTGGCAGAGATAACTTGCTACACTGGCATACATGAAGCCGCTGTACAAAGGAACCCCAAAAACTTTGGAATACCCCTCCTCCGGATATGCCCACGAGCCCATATGTACCTTAAAAAGTTCGAGTGCAAGGCCAATGATGTGGAACAGCGTGATAACCTTCAACTCATCCTTCGTTTCAAGCCCTGATTTCAGCATCGCCCACTGCATCAGAAGACAGATGATCAGCAGCCAGTCATACCGCGGGAGAAAAGGCATCGGCAGGAATTTAGTTAAAGCTAAAGAAGCAAAAATGACAACAGGAAACAAACAGGACAAGGCCTGCTCCCAGCCGAAACGAAACAGCTGCTTCAATGATCTCATGGGCAGAGCTTCCAATTTGCGAATAGTCAATTGCATCCGAAATTCCCCTTTCATGGGACGATGAATCTGTCCCCTTATTCATCACTGCGGTACTCCAGGATATCTCCAGGCTGACAGTCCAGTGCTTTGCAGATGGCCTCCAAAGTTGAAAACCGGATCGCTTTTGCTTTTCCATTTTTTAAAATAGAGAGATTGGCCATTGTGATTCCTACCCTCTCTGAAAGTTCCGTTACACTCATTTTCCGTTTTGCGAGCATCACATCAACATTGATTATAATTGTCATGTTCTCACCTCAGACCGTTAAATCATTTTCTGATTTGATATCAATTGCCTCTTGCAGCAGCTTTTGGAGAACAGCCGCAAACACTGCGATAACCATCGAAGCAAAAGGAACTACCATTCCGACGAAGATGACACCTGGGGCATCGTCAATCTCTGCAAAAACATAGAATAGCGGCAGGACCAGCACATGCAAACAGGCAATGGTGATGGCACAGTATTTAATTTTCTTTAATGCGATGACAGATAAATCCGAGAACGCTTTATTTTTGTCAATATAGCGCAAAAGTTTGAAAGCCTGATACAGTGCAAAGTAAAACGGTATCGTAGACCCATAAAATACGATGTAAACCCAATACTTAAAAAAAGCAAACTTCGGCAGCAATTCACCTGCGACCTTTCCCAGCTCAGGCACTAAAAAAATGCACAAAACTAAAATTGGGACTCCTAATAGAATAACGGCTATTTTTAAAAACAGCGTTGTTACCTTTTCCATAAAAAGCACCTCACTTCTTATTTTCAATTTGATTGTATTCTAATTTTTATCGTTTTTCAATAAATATTTTGTGTAATTTAATATTTATTTATTGCATCTTATGATGTTTTACTGTTAAATAAACGCATAAAATACGATTCTATGCCATCTTGCCAGACGTTTAATGAATTCTTTTATAAATATATAAAATTCTAAGTGTACTAATTTTGATCATTCTGCATGAATTCTTCAAATTTAAGAAATATAATTGAAAATAGATGTTCCAAAAGAATCGGGTGATATAAATGAAGAAACTTTCAATAAAGCTTGGAATCGTATTTTTTCTGATTATCTTTAGCCTGGAGATTTTTATGTTTTTCTTTTTGCACGCGGCACTGGTAGATTCAAGAATAGAAGAGGAGTTTTTTTCTTTGCAAGCCAGAGGCAACGCCCATAGGGACATTCTCGAAAAGCATTTTGAACCAGATACTATCTCTCATGTAACCTTAATGGAATCCGAGGCAAATACCGATGTTGTGATCACCGATATGAATGGTCAATTACTTGGTTCATCAGTAAAAAGCATCGATATTCAAGACCATATTAACCGTTCAGACTCCGATATCCCGCGTGACGGAGAGGTTGTTGACGACAACTGGAAAGAGGGAAAGTTTATCTCAACGGTAAGTCCTATAGATATTAATGGCGAAACGTCTGGCAAGGTTTTTATGTTTCAGGAAACAGCTTCTATACACTCTTTAATCGAAAGACTTAATAGACACTTTATATTAACAGGACTAATAGCTGTTTTTTTAACCTTAATCGTTATTATATTTCTTTCTAAAGGCCTTGCTAAACCTTTAATAAGAATGAAGGAAGCAACTTCTAAAATCAGCAAAGGAGATTTTACTATTTCTCTCCCAAAAAACAGAAATGACGAACTTGGCGATTTAGCAAATTCTATTTCTCAGCTTGCCAGTGACTTAAATTATTTAACACAAGAGCGGAACGACTTTTTGGCGAGCATCTCACATGAACTCAGGACTCCCCTCACATATATAAAGGGCTATGCAGATATCGTACTTAAACGTAATTTATCAATTGAGGACCGTGATAAATATTTAATTATTATTCATGAGGAAGTAAATCGTCTTTCTGATTTAATTAAGGATCTTTTTGATCTTGCAAAAATGGATAAAAATTCATTCGTTATACAGAAAAGGCCTATAGACTTAACTGACTTTTTTCTGAAAATAGAGCAAAAATTTTCTCCGGCTTTCCAAGAAAAAGAACTGGAATTTGAAGTAATTTGTCCAGAGGGAGCAGTTATTATCGCTGACCCTGCCAGGCTTGAGCAAATCATTTTTAATTTACTGGATAACGCTATTAAACACTCTTCACCCGGGGCCAAAACATTTCTATCTGTAAACAATAAAAAGAAGGATGTCTATATTAACGTTCGAGATACTGGAAAAGGGATTCCCGAAGAAGACCTGCCATATATTCTAAACCGCTTTTATCGTGTAGATAAGTCCAGAACTAGATCTTTAGGAGGAACAGGTTTGGGGCTCGCAATTGTAAAGGAGCTTGTTCTAGCCCATGGGGGTACAATTGCAGTAAAAAGCAAGGAAGGAATAGGAACTGAATTTGAGCTTGTCTTTAAAGGAGCAGATAATATTGAAAACGATACTATTAGTTGATGATGAATCTAGAATGATGGATTTACTTGCCCTGTATTTAACCCCAATAGGTTTTAAATGCGTCAAAAAGTCATCTGCAATAGAAGCAATCAGGTTTATAGAAACTCAGCCCGCAGATTTAGTACTATTAGATGTGATGATGCCTGAAATGGATGGCTGGACAGCATGCAAAGAATTAAAAAAAGTCAGAGATATCCCGATTATCATGCTTACCGCGAGAAGTGAGAAACCTGATATTGTTAAAGGGTTAAAATTAGGAGCTGATGATTATATTTTAAAGCCTTTTGATGAAGAAGAACTTGTAGCAAGGATTGAAGCAGTACTTAGAAGAACTGCAACAGACGAAGAGTTCATTTCATTTAAGGGGCTTATACTTAAACCAGATTCCTATGAGCTTTATTTTAAAGATAAAGAGGTATTACTGACACCCAAAGAATTTGCAATGGTACAGTTATTCATAAGTAACAGAAATAAGGTTTTCTCTAGAGATCACCTAATTGAATCGGTTTGGGGATATGGTGTCTCGATTGAAGACCGTACGATAGACTCTCATGTTAGAAACATACGAGAAAAACTGAGAAAAGCAGGATTTCCCGCTGACGATTATTTGTTAACCGTTTGGGGCGTTGGATATAAATGGACAGGAAAGGAATAGATAGAATCTAGACAACCAAAATAAAAAGTCGAATTCTTGCCAATGGAATCGACTTTTTTTGGTTTGCATTTTTTATGCTGTTTTTTTATCTATTTTGTTGAGGACAGCTCACTTTCTGTTACCCATTTATGATTTTTCACTTCTTTGCCGTCGGTTGTCGTAGTAAAGTCAACCATGTAAACAGTTGTTTGTTCAGCTGAGTCAATCTCTGCCGCTGCACCATCCATGCCTTCCATATGGTCTGCATTTACAGTAACTTCTTCTCCAGGTTCAAGCGGTTCATCTCCAGCTCCTTCTAACTCCTCATGTATCACCCATTTATGGTCTTCCACTCTTTCTCCCCCGGTTGTTGGGGTATATGAGATCGTATAAACAGTAGTATTATATGCACCTGCAATAGTTGCTTCAGCGCCCTTCATACCCGGCATATGATCAGATTCAATAATTGCTTTGCTTCCAACTTCATGAGTTGGTGAAGCAGCTTCTTCCAAACCTTCAGGAACTTCACCCGATCCTGACATATCCATATTGCTATGATCCATGCCTTCCATATTACCTTGGGTCTCTTCCGTGTTCTCAGTCTCGTTGCTTTCATTATTTTCCGTATTTTCTTCATTTGCATTTGAACAGGCTCCTAATAGTAATAAAAGAGCTGTAAGCAATACAAATAAGATTGATTTCCTTAAATCTTTTTTGAACATGCACATATCTCCTCCTAAAGCAATTTATATTATCATACCTATAAAATGTGCAGAAATTATGATGTATGCACTTTAACCAAATTCATGCTTTAAATGTATTCCCCGCTGATTAAATTTTATCTCTCGCTGGCTTTTCAATTTATTTGCTTTAGACTTAAAGTATAGTATCCTTTTAGAAAGATCTATCCATACAATTCCCATTTTCCTTTCCTGTTATATTAAAAAGGGGTGAAGAAATTGTGCTTTTCTCATAATCTACTAGAAATGGAAGCCCTAAAACTATGTGAGGAGATTAGGGAACAATCTATTTATAAACTAACAGGTATAACTGCTGGTGGTGAATGCATTATTGTTAAAGGAGGGAGCTCTATACAAGACAATCTAAATTTAAACCCCGGTGCCTCCTTACCTTTGATTGCAAAGGTCATGCTTGAAGATTCTGATGGACGGTGTTTTTCGGTTAAAACAGATGAAGCAGGGCTTCAGTTTGCTAAAGGCCTTATTACTTATAAAGAATATGTTCGTCTTCAGTCTAAAGAAAGAAGAAAGTTAACTATTGTTTTTATAGCTTCAGCGGGCGTGTTTGTTTTATTGGGCTGGTCTTTAATAAAGTTTTTGCTTTAATTGACTAAACAAGGAGTGGAGTACTCCTTGTTTCTTTTTTCTGCTGTTTATTGTTTCCTCATACGCTTTAAAATCTTGACAATGTGGACCATGACATTGAAATAAAACATATAGCGGTCACGAAATCTAAAAACAATCACCGCTAATCATGGCACTGCCCAGGCTGACTTCCACCTTCATGCATCTGGAAAAAGTGAAGCGGCGCTAACTTTTACATCCGGTGTATATGATTTTTACTGTTCTATACCTGGATATAAAGAAAATGGCATGATAGGCACTATTACAGTCGATTGAAGAAGTCCAATCCCTCATTATTTTGCAGGGATGGTTTTTTTAACAAAATATTATCATAAGGTGACCTGATATCGATGATGATGATAATGATATTACTCATATTTTCGAATTGTCGTTAACTAAAAACTCCAGTATGTAATAGTATCAAGTACTCCAATTATCAGCATTATGATACCAGTTACTTTTTGCACAATAGCCCCCATTCTTCGCCCCTTTTTCATTAATCTTCCTCCCAGTTCCAGGTACCATATAAGAAATACAGCAATAATTAAAGGCAAAGAAGTCCCTATTGCAAAGATAGGAGGCATTATCATCCCATAATTTACTGAGATAGCCATTGGCATCAGTGTGATGAAGAATAATACAAACATGGTCGGACAAAAACCAAGGCTAAAACTCACTCCCATTAAGAATGCTCCCAAGCTGCCTTCCTTTTGAAACCCTATAATAATTCCCCCAAGGGAAATTGTTTTACTGAATTTGATGAATCCAAGGAAAAATAATCCTATCAATATAAACATGGGACCAATAATTCTTCTAATCCAAGGAAAATAAACCGTCATAGTAGTCTTTACTTCACTTCCGAAGATCCACACTAATAAACCAAAAGATGAAAAGACAGCTATTTTCCCTAGTGTAAAGAACACGACTTCTTTCCAGGCAACATTCATTTGGAAAGATTTATTTCCATACAGTGTAATTGCGCCCAAATTCCCAGTAAATTGACAGGGGGCCAATGCACCGACAAGGCCCAAAATAAAAGCAAAAATTATGGGAATATCCTTGGTGTTCAAAACTATATTAATTAGAGGCTGACTAAGGAAGTTGCTTATTGTACTGAAAAATTCATACATTTTTAATTCCCCTACCTTGTATTCCTTCAAATAATCTGTATGAAAATAATCGGTTCACTGTTATTAAAAGTTCCTTTTTCATTCATAGCATTTAATTATGAAGATTTTATGAAGGCTGAAAATATTTACAATTACTTTCAAAGAGCAGTTAGAAACAGCTGATTTTTGAACATTTTTCCACTGCTCAAAAATCATCTTCATTTTTAATTTTGAAAGCAACTGCTAACCATCCATACAATTTGCAAAATGGCAGTTTATTTAAAATGAGCATAAATAAAGTCTTATATAGTTAATATTGCCAGCTTCAATTTCCGTTTACTTCCTCAGCATCCCAGTAATATTCACTGAAAACTTCCGCAAATGCTTCAATAGAATTATCTAATTCAGTGTTATTATTTTCTACTCCTCCGAACTCAAGCAGCATTGATTGGCTGGAAAGGTCTTGATTATATACTCCATTCCCATCATCTTTTGTTTTTATAAAAACACCTCTGCTAATTCCCGGAAATTCTTCTTCCAGCTTTTTATTTAATTCTTTAGCTAGTGCAAGATTTCTTTCAAAGTTTCTATTTTCCTTTCCGACGATAAAAAATAATCTTGCAAATGGCTCCCCATTTATTGTTGTCGTTGTAAGGTTCTTTGGCTGGGAGTCTCTGTGAATATCAATAAGATAGCTAATTGATGATTTTTGGGCCATTGCCTCTATTACTGTTTCTCTAGAAAGAGCATAGGAATGATTATAATTCCAATGTTTCTTTTTCAATTCCTCTGTAACATTCGAAGTACTATGGCTTGCTCCTATCCCTCGCTTCATTAATTCAACTTTCAGCTTTTTGCCAACCGCTATAATGTTTTTACTTTCATTTAAACTTACAGCTTCATTTGCCGATTTTTTCCCGGACAGTAATGGCAAAAAGGCTTCCCAGCTATGAGAATGATAAATAAATGCCACATCCTTACCAGTATTTGGAACTGGCGAGGATCCCTTGTCTTGTGGAGTATTTGGACTAGCTTGGTCCTTCTCTGCCAGTTCTTTCTCTTTCAAAAGCATCTCCAACGGGGGAGCAGATTCCATTGGCAAAGTAGTGAGGTCTGTTCCGAGTCCTGCAATGGCAATTTCGGTGTTAAAGGCAGAAAAAGCAGGAATTTCTCTCCCAAGAAACGTCCGAATGTCTTCCGGCCAAATATTGGTAAAGGTGAGAAATGCCGTACGGGAGATAGATGGCGTTTCTTCTTCCTTTATAGTTGACTTTAGCGGGCCTATTTCAGTTGACATTAGGCTTAGGAAAAAATTAGCATGCACCTTTTCACTAGTAGCTGTAATAACGGAAGAATTTAATCTTTCTTTTAAATCAAGATAATTTATAAAAAATACAGTACTGAAAATGAATAAAAAAAAGGCAAGATAAATCCAGTGAACTCGTATAAAAAACATGGAAGTATGATTCCTTTCTTTCATTATGTTCCCCCCCGTTCTAGTATTCTCCTTCGTAATTTAATATATGATTAAAAATAGATAATAGAATAGATTCTAATTGAACTCTATTAACAGTTATATAGAGCTATTTTTCTTGCAATATTTAACTGCATGAAAAGTAATAGAAAAAAAGAAATCCGCCTAATTCATATTGTTAGGCGGATTTTTGTAATGATATTGATTCCATTTAACTTATTCTGTAATGCTTATTCCATTCGGCACACCTTTTACTTCAATCGTTTCAATTACTTTATTCTGTTCTTTATCGATGATACTGACCGTATCCTCAAACATATTTGTAAATAAGACTTTCTTATTATCTGGACTTGTTACGACTCCATGTGATCCTTTTCCAGTTTTAATTTCAGCTGTTGCTTTCCTTGCAGCAAGGTCTATGACTGTAACAATGCTGGAAGGAGCTTCTTCTGTTCCTTGGTTTGCAACATAGGCAAACTGATCATTTTCATCAATATAGACTTGTGCGGGACCAGCACCAACAGGAATTTTATCAACCTTCTCAGTAGCCAAATCAACAACTGCAAGAGCATTTTCTCCATTGAATGTAGCAACAAGTGTTTCTCCATCTGAAGTGACACCTGTAGTAACAGGAGCTGCTCCTATTTTTATCCGTTTTTCCTCTTTCATGGAACCAATATTAACAACACTGACTATATCTTCACCCATGTTTGCAATATAAGCGCTCTTACTGTCTGCTGAGATTCTAAATCCATGTGGCCCTTTTCCTGTATCGACTGTACTAACCACCTCAAAGCTTGCTATATCAATGACTGCAGCCAGCCAGCACCCCTCCCATCATTAAGATAAATACCATAACCATGCTTTTTGAT
It encodes the following:
- a CDS encoding YibE/F family protein encodes the protein MNAILVLAAILFILMTLIGGRKGARSFFAIFLNFGVIIFILFFMNDPNINPIFVTLIACAFIGCINLFFINEVNIKTITAFLASIITTIVLIVFIVIIAEKAMIQGFGEEEIEELSIFSLYIGVDFVKVAASVIIMSTIGAITDAAMAISSPMREIHYHHPDISRKELFQSGISIGKDILGTSTNTLFFAFFGGYLALLIWFKDLSYSPGEIINSKIFSGEMITIFCAGIGVTMVIPITSWITALYLVKRGNSAE
- a CDS encoding STAS domain-containing protein, producing MRERITLINHTKVDYKKKISENILRRKHELIKQKKDLESNQISESMGTRLQQWRENIIEIYAHSIASDKETTYKILNEWGEEAVDTLVNYSLPIDIALKEVRDYRNLIGRIIRDDASQRELTIAQFYEIISDFDSVVDRAVHWLSISYSKKFYTRINLAEAAALELSIPVIKITDKIGILPLIGDIDTQRAQELMEKALTKSNEYFLEHIIIDLSGVPVVDTMVANRIIRVVESLMLLGVKATLTGIRPEIAQTMIHLGINISHIEVATSLQKALQSLLKIKL
- a CDS encoding CBO0543 family protein, yielding MHCILVLLVSILSYIKGDWKNWERYYPTMLYISVASFIYEFISHSHFHLWELEKGFLNLMGVHLLHNIIINPLIGFVFFSNYPSCLEHKILYYARWMFLFWAAEWLASHFHFISYHNGWNIWWSFQFVAIMFPMIRLHYIHKLRALFLSVPIAALYLFLFDYL
- a CDS encoding DUF817 domain-containing protein, whose product is MRSLKQLFRFGWEQALSCLFPVVIFASLALTKFLPMPFLPRYDWLLIICLLMQWAMLKSGLETKDELKVITLFHIIGLALELFKVHMGSWAYPEEGYSKVFGVPLYSGFMYASVASYLCQAWRRLKVNLIKWPPFLAVVPLAAAIYLNFFTHHFWIDIRWWLSGLVIIVFWKSWVRYEVGGKGYRMPIALSFVLIGFFIWVAENIATFFGAWEYPNQAEAWSLVHLGKVSSWLLLVIVSFLIVATLKQVKGKTAGQ
- a CDS encoding helix-turn-helix domain-containing protein, which encodes MTIIINVDVMLAKRKMSVTELSERVGITMANLSILKNGKAKAIRFSTLEAICKALDCQPGDILEYRSDE
- a CDS encoding DUF2975 domain-containing protein, producing MEKVTTLFLKIAVILLGVPILVLCIFLVPELGKVAGELLPKFAFFKYWVYIVFYGSTIPFYFALYQAFKLLRYIDKNKAFSDLSVIALKKIKYCAITIACLHVLVLPLFYVFAEIDDAPGVIFVGMVVPFASMVIAVFAAVLQKLLQEAIDIKSENDLTV
- a CDS encoding sensor histidine kinase is translated as MKKLSIKLGIVFFLIIFSLEIFMFFFLHAALVDSRIEEEFFSLQARGNAHRDILEKHFEPDTISHVTLMESEANTDVVITDMNGQLLGSSVKSIDIQDHINRSDSDIPRDGEVVDDNWKEGKFISTVSPIDINGETSGKVFMFQETASIHSLIERLNRHFILTGLIAVFLTLIVIIFLSKGLAKPLIRMKEATSKISKGDFTISLPKNRNDELGDLANSISQLASDLNYLTQERNDFLASISHELRTPLTYIKGYADIVLKRNLSIEDRDKYLIIIHEEVNRLSDLIKDLFDLAKMDKNSFVIQKRPIDLTDFFLKIEQKFSPAFQEKELEFEVICPEGAVIIADPARLEQIIFNLLDNAIKHSSPGAKTFLSVNNKKKDVYINVRDTGKGIPEEDLPYILNRFYRVDKSRTRSLGGTGLGLAIVKELVLAHGGTIAVKSKEGIGTEFELVFKGADNIENDTIS
- a CDS encoding response regulator transcription factor, with the protein product MKTILLVDDESRMMDLLALYLTPIGFKCVKKSSAIEAIRFIETQPADLVLLDVMMPEMDGWTACKELKKVRDIPIIMLTARSEKPDIVKGLKLGADDYILKPFDEEELVARIEAVLRRTATDEEFISFKGLILKPDSYELYFKDKEVLLTPKEFAMVQLFISNRNKVFSRDHLIESVWGYGVSIEDRTIDSHVRNIREKLRKAGFPADDYLLTVWGVGYKWTGKE
- a CDS encoding YdhK family protein; its protein translation is MFKKDLRKSILFVLLTALLLLLGACSNANEENTENNESNETENTEETQGNMEGMDHSNMDMSGSGEVPEGLEEAASPTHEVGSKAIIESDHMPGMKGAEATIAGAYNTTVYTISYTPTTGGERVEDHKWVIHEELEGAGDEPLEPGEEVTVNADHMEGMDGAAAEIDSAEQTTVYMVDFTTTTDGKEVKNHKWVTESELSSTK
- a CDS encoding plastocyanin/azurin family copper-binding protein; this translates as MTANHGTAQADFHLHASGKSEAALTFTSGVYDFYCSIPGYKENGMIGTITVD
- a CDS encoding urease accessory protein UreH domain-containing protein: MYEFFSTISNFLSQPLINIVLNTKDIPIIFAFILGLVGALAPCQFTGNLGAITLYGNKSFQMNVAWKEVVFFTLGKIAVFSSFGLLVWIFGSEVKTTMTVYFPWIRRIIGPMFILIGLFFLGFIKFSKTISLGGIIIGFQKEGSLGAFLMGVSFSLGFCPTMFVLFFITLMPMAISVNYGMIMPPIFAIGTSLPLIIAVFLIWYLELGGRLMKKGRRMGAIVQKVTGIIMLIIGVLDTITYWSF
- the spoIIP gene encoding stage II sporulation protein P translates to MKERNHTSMFFIRVHWIYLAFFLFIFSTVFFINYLDLKERLNSSVITATSEKVHANFFLSLMSTEIGPLKSTIKEEETPSISRTAFLTFTNIWPEDIRTFLGREIPAFSAFNTEIAIAGLGTDLTTLPMESAPPLEMLLKEKELAEKDQASPNTPQDKGSSPVPNTGKDVAFIYHSHSWEAFLPLLSGKKSANEAVSLNESKNIIAVGKKLKVELMKRGIGASHSTSNVTEELKKKHWNYNHSYALSRETVIEAMAQKSSISYLIDIHRDSQPKNLTTTTINGEPFARLFFIVGKENRNFERNLALAKELNKKLEEEFPGISRGVFIKTKDDGNGVYNQDLSSQSMLLEFGGVENNNTELDNSIEAFAEVFSEYYWDAEEVNGN
- a CDS encoding YncE family protein: MVSTVDTGKGPHGFRISADSKSAYIANMGEDIVSVVNIGSMKEEKRIKIGAAPVTTGVTSDGETLVATFNGENALAVVDLATEKVDKIPVGAGPAQVYIDENDQFAYVANQGTEEAPSSIVTVIDLAARKATAEIKTGKGSHGVVTSPDNKKVLFTNMFEDTVSIIDKEQNKVIETIEVKGVPNGISITE